GTTAATTAGATCACACCACTTTATTAACGATACAATTTTTTCTAGGTATTAATATCTTAAGATTCGCGACACTTACTCAAGGTTCCTTGATAGTGCTTtagttaaatttttttgtataattatatatgtcCAATCACATAAATAACTGGTTCAACCAGGTTTGCTTTTATATTTTGCGTCCAGTTTTGATTTAATTGGCCAAAACTAGCGGAACCAGCTGTGACTGGATTCACAGACTCATTAACGagttatttaagtaaattaaatCACACAACTATGTATGAATATTCAAAAACAGTTTGTTTTAATAACGAACATTTTTAAACGAATTTTAAAAAATCTTACCGCCATCTCTGTTTTTAACCATTCCAATAGTACCGCCAGTGTAAATAACTAGAACTCTTCTATCATTCCTCCTAAGACTTTTAACAGGATTCGTAGTTAAGGTCATCTCCATAAAACTTCTTGCTTTTTTAACTTTAGCAGCAACTTTTGGGTTAAAACCGCTAATATTTTCTGAACCACCGTTTTGATTTACACTTTTTCCCGCGTCCCCGTCCCCATTTTTTTCTGAATTGCCATTAGTCGGCTGCATTTCACTCTCCAATGATGCCAGGTGTGGTTTTAATATTTTCACGATTTCTTTTAGAACGACGGACGCATGTGTATTCTGCACGCGACGACGCTGAAACGCGGACTGAAGACTTCTCGGCATTAAAGTTATTCAAGGCGTTTGACCTATTAAAACGACTTATTTATAACTAGGAAACTGTTTCACGTACATTGATTTATTATGGTGCTGCTTAAGATGGGTTCCTATATTAGCTGCAATGAATACGCAAAGCAGAATTAACGTTAGTCCAACTTTGATATATATGTATCAAACTTTTCATTTTCACATACTTATTTATCATTTTCTCATTAACGGCAACATGTGTTATACTCATAGATAAAATGTTTACataatttaagtaaaattaaaactgCCCTTCTAGAAACTGTCAACAAAGACAACTTTTTGTGTCAAGTGTCAATACGtatgactatttatttttattttcatgacAAGTATGACAAGCCTCTATACATGTTGACTTAGGTTTCTATGATatacggtgtaacatgagtaaaccgaataattttaacagcgtattgctgatcatatttagagacaaaaatgtcctataaacttttttttttaaacacctagtttcagagataatattaatttaaaaataaacaagtttttgttgttacataatttaaaaggcttttttggtggtaatgttgctgctatgggacgtagtctaaatatccttattgatagatgtcaaaaagtgacaagtaacactttgcaaaaagaaggttttacgaaaaaatatttaaatatcaattttaagtaacaagttaaccaataaaatttattttttatgtacaaaattctacaaatacattcaaaaaatttcaaaaacaaaacaaaaaaaaatttttttttggcgaaattgaacTTAACtcgtattacattttttccttcttttgacctcagaaatgcgtggttaaaattattcggtttcctcatgttacaccgtgtatatataatattatactacTCTTTGCATCCTgcgtcttcgagcaacaccatAGCAACACCGGCTCCGAGTCTCCGACTGCTATGTTGACATATACCTTTCAAAGATACCTTTCTAtcctaactaaataaataaagtattaaCGTCGtggtatatatgtataagtattctCTTTGAAATAAAACAACTTCAAAAAGATCTCCGGTACGTCTGGTAcgatcaaatttaataaaacgggTAGGTAATATAACTTATAGTAGTATCTAGAGCAAagtatataagtacctagtatGTACCTGAATCTAAATAAGTTGGGAATGGCTTGACCCCTTTGATTCAAATTCACTGCGAATCAACATATTTAGGTCGAATATTACACCAGCCAAAGAGTACCTAAGACCCCACACCCATTCTAGATCCATCAGCAAAGTGCTGTTACCAAAGTATAcagaaaggggtcatccattaattacgtcacacttttagggggggagggggtcaagagaATGTGACATGTTGCGGGATGGGGTAACATTGTgccgtcattttaacttcatcactattcatcagtaaccgaaaattaatttatatttttttattcgctgtacatttaaataatgaggttttggaagtaggcaattttcgtccctaattggttttgtgttataaaattactaatatttctttcaacaatttttttttattaaaaaaataatgccgagttagtattgccgatttcgttgaaggGCGTTTTCACTAAATCGTGCACCAGAATGAAAATTacgacttaaaaaaaaaacatgtttttatgcTGAATGTTCTAATCcataatgaagtttattttctaAAGTTACTAAAACTGTGATGAGTCCCACATAAATACGTTTAGTTTTTTAATTATTGATAAACGAACCTGACAGTGTAGTCCAAACTGGTCAGTTTTGTAACAATCTAATTTTTGTTGACACGCTTTAACTACAAAAGTAATTAGCAATATTTTGCATTTCTTTTGCTGCAAATGActtatattttcatataaacaGGTGATTTCATAAAACAAACAGTTATTATTGCCcgaaaataatttttattgtcagttttgtaacgattgataccattatgttatttattttgtttattgcgatcaatattttgaaaaaatcgTTTATAGTTGCATTTGctttaatgtatatttttaggtAGTTCTCTATAAAACAAAACCTTGGCTTAAAAGCTTACAGAAAACGAGATAAAGACCAAACAAAGCAACTGAGCAAGTGGGACAGTTACAAAACTGACAAGCTGAAAATTCTTAGGCTGGGGTTACATGATGCGGTAAGGTAATGAGAAAactgtaaatatatattaattcGTTTTATTATAACAATCCACCAAAgtataacaattttaacacatagatatcagtgaatgaacatggatcaaaatgatataaaaataataaaatcatttatccatatatatataaatttttttgataattttatacgttttcattttgagttttagtcgtgtgtcgataaatgacagtaaatttactgtgactacaaaatgtacaatgacaggacccctctatactatgctattctttttgctactactaaacaattattaataatcgtcaatattttgataaaatctcGTATCATGACCAAAAGATCAAactttatataaaaattaaagttaaaacGCCCTAATAGTATGTATCGAACTCATGCGTTGTTACTacattttctttctttttttttttcatattactGACGATATCAAGATTTCGAATGGAACGCCCATGTAATACCACCATATAGAcgtcagttttgtaacattGTCGGTCAGCCTATACGTAACGGAGCGATTTGTTACAAACCTGACGTCACGTTTTTCTACTTTACTACAATCATAATTTAACTCTGAACTCAtcttacataatatatttatgtttttataaaaaaacagttGCGAGCTTATCAATTTCCATCTATAATATATGAACTTTATGTAAAAGCTAATATTATTAAAGAAAATTGATCACAAACCTGACTGACGAAACGTGTACGGTCTGCAGTCCACTGACATAAGTTCACTTCACAACTTCCTGTCGCGTACTGGCGGTTTAAAATTGTTTGCCGTCTGATCACGTGTTATTAATGTTGCCATTCCCAAAATTTTATGTGGATTAGTAGAAATTTAAATGTAGTTTTGATCGTTACAAACCTGACGTGTCAAGTGGCATCACTTTCAAgcaatgttatttaaatttagtttttaattcaaAAGCAGCAAGGTTCAattcaaaactttgttcatgTCCCCCGTAAGACTCTTTAGATTCTAGGTAACATTTAAACTCGACAGCTTTAGTAGAAAAAAATTGCACGATGTGATTTGCAAAACCTTAAAGTTAGGGTGGGACACGTTAAAAACCGGTGTCTTAactgtttaaaaaatatattataattacattATGCTTATCTTAACTAAAACTATAGACGAAACCATTAGTTAAATATGTGTTCTATGGGTATAAATTATTCAACTCAGGAAAAAATTATACGTAACGgagtaaaaaaattttgaaaacgCGGGACATCATAAAAACGGGGGGTGTCCCTAAAAGTGAAAACGCcctgaaaacaaaattgcctaaaatctgacgtcacaccaggtggggagggatttgcaaaatgtgaccaagtgtgacaaggaggggggagcggtcaaaaaacctagaaattcgtgtgacgttaTTAATGAATGATCCCAAAGGATTTTTTTAATGGAGCACTGAGGGCAACTTTTTAACATATACTATGTATCTGTCTGTGGCAGCATAGTTTCCAAACGAATTAAACCGATTTGTGTGCGGTGTTCGGTAATGGTATTGCGATACACCTTTACGATGGGCCTTActacagtcacagaataaacaatagtactaggtacagaagactcactctctaacaaaacgcgtctgtcacgatcagcacagatatggccgctagatagcgacagcgccacgcgcggcttatggcaaaccccaaaattggggtcgaacggatgtacttttagctatctgtagcaaagcgacgaaatcgcggagtgagacacgcctgctacaGTACaggcaggcctatggaactctccgcgcgagctcggtttaatacctacgaatccgctcccgttcacggtagacaagcaagccagttggttgcccacgcgctcacgtacgcacgtcaccgcgcgccgcactgtcattttttacgatagttacaagctacgtagtaggtacctacctactattgaatttctttaattaaacatgtaatgtttattatgtatgacaaatgtatagttttagatatttatctatttgaaataggtagcatatttttaatttattttggtaaatgtttagtttaacgacagtaagttaactttacaccggaaagtgcctactcatttttgctctggttaacttataattaattacctgtattcatggggtttatattatttttctttattgtgtaacattaatctctatctggttttaaattacactgaATTACACcaagttttaaaataatttttgctgggattattgcgcggtttataaaacggcgtaaacactgcggttactgtagggacatatgaccttttaaaatgactatttcgcaaacacgcataatcggaatattaggtataatttaagatttagctttccttttatttcactccgctgtttaagtagtaagtaggtatttatatatttatcatttctaagcgtcagcaaccctagtgttgtgccggtgcgcgcggtgcggggagcggcgcgttgaaggtcactccattgtatttttgtgtaggtatcaaatcggtaggtatttgcgttttgtttgagagaaaagtatctgttcgtaagaactattatataatctgtggtacAGGTTCAATCAAACTAAATAGATGGCAACATAATAAATTACGCACTATACAACATTTTTGTACAatgttttgtaataattatctaAATGATTATGTACCTATTAGTAGACTAGTCGCTGCtggatattttaaataaatgcacTACTAGTTTAGTCCGGTCATTAGAGAAAGCCATTTAAAGCATAACCGCAGGGCTGACATCAATTAGAAATTAACGTAATTATTTACAATCTTACAGATTTAATTTAGATATAtttggtaataaaaatatatacatgcAAACAGACCATTAGgtaactaaattaaaattaattaagaaatttgaaaatgacacaaaataagCAAAGTAATCTCCATATACTTAGCGTGAATATTCTTTCAAAAAACCAAAAAACCTGATATTGCACTCGCTGTTTGCCATTCAATTTCTtcattcatcatcattggcctgtcacatcaataagatgatggtttaaacagcgtctatattaagagtgcggcacttccaATTTCTTCATTACCAGGTGCTTAATGAACCTAATGTTCATTATCATTACAAAGTGATTGACAACCCTAGCTTAACGTATCAAGTTTAAACCAAcacaattataaatatattggcGAGATCAAGATCATTTTCGCCAGTTTTCTCTCGGCATTGTGTCAGATCAGTTGTGCCATAATTATTCTAATACTTTGCATATTTTAGAAAAATGGTaagatatttgatttattctgtggtgattTTATAACATGAAAATAAATATCGTCTAGAGAACTTCACACACGAATGCGGATATATatgcggccgtctccatacgtAATAATACGATTAAAtttggatgtcgtagtatttatATGGAGACGGCCACTATATGACTAGAGCATTATCTTGATACAAGTTATTAAGTAtatccatagtctaataaaacatggtcttctcttcccagagtgacacaagcctacgtcacaataacattgccactttatataccTAGTGCTATCGCATATTAATAtgatcatatagcgctgtcgcatgatgacgtagtttgtgtcagtcacgtgacctataagacgggaagagagtaccaggtggagtatattattatttattataccatGAGTATATCTAACATCACATGTGCAGGTTTCCTTCGACATCAAGGGAGTCATAGCGCCCGTGTTCACGCCGATCGACGATGCGGGATGCATCAACTTCTCAGTCATTCCGGAATACTTCAACTACTTACATGAGAATGGTGTGCAAGGAATTCTGggtatgaaatatttattatttatagctACCTAGATTGTCATAAGTAATGGTCGAATCAATTAAACTGGCTAGGTCATTTGAAACCATAAGAAAACCGATGCTATTCGTTCACTGTCCAATCTAAATAAtgctacataattatgtaagttatatcccaccaaaaacattctgtaaaaaactagccaagtctcgatggagctgcttgtttatctctaaaaagtaatgaaatctagacaaagtcgtgccaagtctaaggttccttactgcgatttctttattattatagttaatgttgtgtgacttggccgttgaagggtacacaagggtacaaaaccaggtgctccatgacaccattgcaccaatcaccagaaccgctacccattgacgatggaaaattgccacttggaaaacgttgattcaataaccagtcaattgtaggcttgataaagctgcgtatttcaataatacttatgtatgggcgagcctgaaacaaacacttctttttggtgcaatggcagattggtgcaatggtgtcatggagcacctggttttgtacccttgtgtacccttcaacggccaagtcacacaacattaactataataataaagaaatcgcagtaaggaaccttagacttggcacgactttgtctagatttcattactttttagagataaacaagcagctccatcgagacttggctagttttttacagaatgtttttggtgggatttcacttatttttgtagaaacgtgggcatattgatttattttattagattttcttatttaacacattttttttctttttaggagtagtttttttattattacaaatctttcttttctttttttcccgttctgattcttgtacagtagcaacagtttttcgtattgcccattcattaaatctaataattaaataataatcagtaatccgtcactaatcatcatataatgacttggcaatcgcacataatgctttactcgtaccgtaccgtaaatatgtgtaatgctcaaactgcaattagcgctagcgttatgttcaattagaattatttttaataggtgacgatgatccttttgtcattatgcagccgtgcgatggccaagtcattatacgtattacaaattaaagatatcttattgatacggttttaacaccccctggcactgattaaaataaccgacttggtttcacattacatctcaaaacttttttgtagtaaaagcgttgcgagacttgcacctttttacatgtaatgtttttgatgggatctcatctctttttgtaggcagtccttcttttcgggtactcatacccatactatgtaaacacatatcataactaaacatatcttcattcatattcacatcgtacatcgtagtgtacctttactttactttacctactatttgtaggaactgcaacagtaactttgtaatatcatatatttatatgggattacaaacttacttatgcagtttttagatctttaaaacgtgactgatattgcaatatttttatgtggccattaaaccctaactctgtaccaaatttcagctctctgagtttatgggaagtactagttctattctgatgatcatgagtgagtttcataaatgcgaaactttgctttcgcttaacttcggaactaaatgacctacagacttgaaattttggattttaagtatgtgattatagcttactggatgaccaaaatttctgcgttctggtcttatccagaggttctcaaataggggcctgaaaatgcggcgaaatggttccagtaaaggatggtatggtacggcagtgtttgcttcgcgctcgacttggcgggggcactgccgtgccccccgatgtAGGTATACGTATTCCTTGTGTAACGTGTACCTGAAGTTTTCTTGAGCACCGAGCTTTCGTAAagtcacctacaataatatgttacacaacgaaggccgcaaaatatctgacacgatcttatttgtagagccataagagcgagtcacatatttttgcggcttttgAAGAGTAACAATggaataacatattattgcaaatCACTATACTCGTACTGTCAACCATAATCACATTACCTGACCTGACCTTACCTCACCAGTGGGCGGTACCACCGGTGAATCCATCACGCTGAGCTTGGAGGAACGTCAGGCTCTTCTCGAGGCCTGGGTGAAAGCCAGACCAGAGGGTATGAAGATTATCATGCAAGTCGGTGGCGTGCCCATGCCTGACGTCATCAAGATGGTGAGCGACAACTGTTCACAGGGCCACTtattgcaccatcccattaacccaGGGTTACCACATtatacctggagttaccatggttacattggttaccagtacaatttgacgctGGGTTAACCAGTTTAACCGAGTTCTCTTTGATACTGTCCTTTTAAAAGGAAATCGAGACTTAGGAGGATATATTAACCGAAATACGCCCACATTAACATTGATCACTAGATTTCTAATCCTGAAGAAgaaattttttaaaatcgctttGACATAATGCTTTTGTATTCGCgtcatatatacagggtgaaatttaattcactggccaaattgaaacaaccgaaagaactcgaaaaaatattaaacacgtgttttttcttttaataccgctcagtacatatttttcgaaataactcatcatcaagttgtcctaaaaacctcgtacgttatggtgaaccgacaactacccactacacccgcttctctcttatcagttaaggtcattgacaccccgtccctcccgctgtttgcaatcgcgtcaccaattatgaaccctattgcagcgagattacctacataagttgctaatttttcctttcatattaacgggcttagaaccgtcaaaatgcaaaggcaacccatttttaatctaaaatgttatttctgactaatgattattaacaaaacgtccgtggcttaaaaacaatgagtaaaaactaggtcaggaatctttgcattcaggcgtatttaaaaaatttaatcaagttacgtacatttgattaaaaatcgacgcaattaacgaaagtcccacgagatggtactcttggattcaatccttgtctgcgaaggcgtggaacggattccatttcgtataatctttgtgcaccacgtaaacactcaccacttaataaataacaccgtaccacttcgtaatattcccggttcgaaaacatttttttaaccttagtacgcgcgcgattattattttaaggttggcgagtgacgagtgactaatcatttatgttTACCTCTAGCGCGGaatagtttagtttagactaccctcgaaattgataaacctgcctaccatcgccaacactaactgggtggaccctattgcaacgattataaggtttagtgaaggtcagataagggttttgctgatgttgttgttaaaacctactattaggtttgtttacatttgtggtaatagggtgaccacgactcgtggaaaatatttaaaaattgaaaaatgaaaattaaaaaaaagtgtactcttttttttcgctaaatagattccttaagtgtgacctagtgccgggaatgaatatgaccagtgatttaaatttcaccctgtatatcagcGCGTCACAATAAAATGAGTTCAGCCATGACTAGTCAAAACTAAACGTCTTCCTTCACGTCTATAGGCACAATACGCTGAGCAATTGGAAGCTGACGCTATAATGACGCTCCCGGAGATATACTACAAGCCGAAGACCGTGGAACACCTGGTGGACTACCTGCGTGCGGTGTCGAGCGCTGCTCCCTCGCTGCCCCTGCTCTACTACCACTTCCCAATGATGAGCGGGGTCGACGGTAAGGCATGGCTAGTCAAAACTAAACGTCTTCCTTCAGTCTATAGGCACAATACGCCGAGCAGTTGGAAGCTGACGCTATAATGACGCTCCCGGAGATATACTACAAGCCGAAGACCGTGGAACACCTGGTGGACTACCTGCATGCGGTGTCGAACGCTGCTCCCTCGCTGCCCCTGCTCTACTACCACTTCCCAATGATGAGCGGAGTCGACGgtaaaggctcctctacacgatggcccagcgccggccactccaagggacgcatttatgcgttagagggagcaagtgttattgctatctcattctactacacggctgcgtcccttggagtggccggcgttggcccatcctgtagaggagccataaggcgGAGGCATAAGGGGCTActccacgccaatgaccttcgatctgaatcccttagttttgtaatatttttgtagtttattatattaacagcaacgactttaagcaatatagtatcccatgtTTACTTCAATAGTTCATTGCCTTCAAGAAATTTGTCATCAAAGTTGAActattttaggctaaaaaactggttttgtagccataacttttgtgttaattagtttaatattAAAACCCTGAACACgattttagagacgtcaaagaggaatccaaatatgtagatttcgtacattaAAGATCTTTCTCAGCAAACAAGATACGAAAAATgagtttttttagacaatgtttaaaaaataagtatatattaCCTATTCATTTCTTGCAAAATtcggtggacaaaaccggagataaaagatagaagcaccgataaccgtttgtcttatacgAGTAACTTTATCTAGTacaaaaaaggagatacgatttaaaacttgtcaaaaatcgatgaaaacctcgggtagccccaaGCGAACAGCGAACAGAATCATGACAAAAAATAATTGGTCGCAGTCTTGTAGCATACACGGCAAAATATCGGTCGATTACCGATATAGCTGATTAGgtatgtactttatttatacCACggcggtggcaaacaagcattcGAATCGCCTGATAGTAATCAACCACCGCAGCCTATGGTTGCTTGCAAATCTGGTAGAGTTACACGCGCGTTTTCGACCTTACAAGGTTAGGGTACAAAGAGTTCGATTACAACAGttgtacgagtatatatatatatatatatataggtgcTTTGAAATTGAACTGTTtcctaagaaaaataaaacataacagGCAGCTTTAATGTTCATAATATCTATCTATTAAATATTCGAAACATACTGATTATTCTTTCCTTTCACAGTAAACATGCCAGAATTCTTTAAACTGGCTTCAGCAAGAATCCCTAACTTCAAAGGAATGAAGGCAGATTTGGGAGTGGC
Above is a window of Cydia fagiglandana chromosome 18, ilCydFagi1.1, whole genome shotgun sequence DNA encoding:
- the LOC134673666 gene encoding N-acetylneuraminate lyase-like isoform X2, whose protein sequence is MVSFDIKGVIAPVFTPIDDAGCINFSVIPEYFNYLHENGVQGILVGGTTGESITLSLEERQALLEAWVKARPEGMKIIMQVGGVPMPDVIKMAQYAEQLEADAIMTLPEIYYKPKTVEHLVDYLRAVSSAAPSLPLLYYHFPMMSGVDVNMPEFFKLASARIPNFKGMKADLGVALQVSDQLGEDQRIFNGNHLVAPPVLLGHDSSIATVTNMFPRLVRGVIDAVKGGEVVKARALQEKLNNLVTAISSQGEFLPTMKAAMPMITGIQVGPPRRPLASIDDQKESQLMENLRRLNFGRMDDA
- the LOC134673666 gene encoding N-acetylneuraminate lyase-like isoform X1, producing MVSFDIKGVIAPVFTPIDDAGCINFSVIPEYFNYLHENGVQGILVGGTTGESITLSLEERQALLEAWVKARPEGMKIIMQVGGVPMPDVIKMAQYAEQLEADAIMTLPEIYYKPKTVEHLVDYLHAVSNAAPSLPLLYYHFPMMSGVDVNMPEFFKLASARIPNFKGMKADLGVALQVSDQLGEDQRIFNGNHLVAPPVLLGHDSSIATVTNMFPRLVRGVIDAVKGGEVVKARALQEKLNNLVTAISSQGEFLPTMKAAMPMITGIQVGPPRRPLASIDDQKESQLMENLRRLNFGRMDDA